In one window of Myxosarcina sp. GI1 DNA:
- a CDS encoding calcium-translocating P-type ATPase, PMCA-type, with amino-acid sequence MQIPTEEVHLNNHLPYRGLTSQQVEHNRQQYGKNILQPPEREPAWKLFLAKFNDPVIQILAIAAILAIAVGIVERDYIEGIGIIVAILLATTLAFINEYQAEKEFDVLNQVYDTIKVKVIRDCNFTTVPRQDLVVGDIIYLERGEEVPADGVVLEEVAFYIDQSKITGESEAVKKYCQAETQDEIAKTQTYPVDRVYRSTLVEGGHAFVEVSAVGDRTEIGKLAIAVAVVDDKTVTPLNLQLEKLSKLIGVTGLAFASLTFSALLFRGFFIGEYSLTTAQWYCFGLSVVSVLAALTPVWLPIVYDGWELAGKKQQVPEWLEACGIATWLKATAIGLAILTIGVGLGYFVDLLPSSLNNWLPGDFASALLQYFMIAVTIIVVAVPEGLAMSVTLSLAYSMRKMAADNNLVRQMHACETIGAATVICSDKTGTLTQNQMRVKKAHFPSLDASLLPLHRDARELIAEAIAVNSTADLEKKPDGEIRPIGNATEGALLLWLESQKLNYIPYRSDFEIEAQMPFSTHNKYMGTLGISAVTQSKVFYVKGAPEIILDRSCQILTTTGLKPLTNQAEITAKLQDYQRRGMRTLGFAYHDAPEQIDNLDRLATNLIWLGFTAIQDPLRADVPDAIANCLQGGIKVKVVTGDNLETAREIASQMGLVTDTDRHQQYACLTGQQFSQLDDEQAKIAAVELKVLARARPLDKLRLVKLLQANNEVVAVTGDGTNDAAALKQAQVGLAMGSGTAIALEASDIVLLDDSFKSIINAVIWGRSLYENIQRFILFQLTINVAALGIVFLGPFIGVALPLTIIQMLWVNLIMDTFAALALATEPPNPEVITRTPRNPAAFIITPEMLRHIAIAGLSFLFILTGFLLYLDRNGEATTYELSLFFTTFVMLQFWNMFNVRCLSLNRSAFAGLIHNRGFMAIATVILVGQILIVQFGGSVFRTVPLSLTDWIAITVLTSVVLWVGELGRFFKRNPKK; translated from the coding sequence ATGCAAATACCTACTGAAGAAGTTCATCTTAATAATCACCTACCATATCGAGGACTGACATCTCAACAAGTAGAACACAACCGCCAACAATACGGAAAAAATATTCTCCAACCTCCCGAACGAGAACCAGCGTGGAAACTATTTTTAGCCAAGTTTAACGATCCTGTAATTCAAATTTTAGCGATTGCCGCAATTTTGGCGATCGCCGTAGGCATAGTGGAGAGAGACTATATCGAAGGTATTGGTATTATCGTCGCGATTTTGCTGGCAACTACTCTAGCATTTATCAATGAGTACCAAGCGGAGAAAGAGTTTGATGTTCTCAATCAGGTATACGATACTATTAAGGTCAAAGTAATTCGCGATTGCAACTTTACCACTGTTCCCCGTCAAGACTTGGTAGTAGGGGACATTATCTATCTCGAACGGGGAGAAGAAGTTCCTGCTGATGGCGTTGTTTTAGAAGAGGTTGCTTTTTATATCGACCAATCTAAGATTACTGGGGAATCTGAAGCGGTTAAAAAATATTGTCAAGCCGAAACACAAGACGAGATAGCCAAGACACAAACTTATCCCGTCGACAGAGTTTATCGCAGCACTCTAGTTGAAGGGGGACACGCTTTTGTCGAGGTCAGTGCTGTTGGCGATCGCACGGAAATCGGCAAGTTAGCAATTGCCGTAGCTGTAGTGGATGACAAAACAGTTACTCCACTCAATCTTCAGTTGGAAAAACTGAGCAAACTAATTGGTGTTACTGGTTTGGCATTTGCCAGTCTGACTTTTAGCGCACTACTATTTAGAGGCTTTTTCATCGGGGAATATAGTTTAACTACTGCCCAATGGTATTGTTTTGGCTTATCTGTTGTCAGTGTTTTAGCTGCTTTGACTCCCGTATGGTTGCCAATTGTCTATGATGGTTGGGAATTGGCTGGCAAAAAACAGCAAGTTCCAGAATGGTTAGAAGCATGTGGTATAGCGACTTGGTTAAAGGCTACAGCTATCGGACTGGCAATTTTAACGATCGGAGTTGGTTTGGGTTATTTTGTAGACTTACTGCCGAGTTCGTTAAATAATTGGTTGCCAGGTGATTTTGCCAGCGCACTGCTGCAATATTTCATGATAGCAGTAACTATTATTGTCGTGGCAGTACCCGAAGGCTTGGCAATGAGCGTTACCCTTTCCTTGGCATACAGCATGAGAAAAATGGCTGCTGATAATAATTTAGTACGTCAGATGCACGCTTGCGAAACTATTGGCGCAGCGACGGTTATTTGTTCCGATAAAACTGGTACTCTGACTCAGAATCAAATGCGAGTCAAAAAAGCTCATTTCCCCAGTCTCGATGCTTCCCTATTACCCCTACATCGAGATGCTCGAGAATTAATTGCCGAAGCAATTGCCGTTAATAGTACTGCCGATTTAGAAAAAAAACCTGACGGGGAGATTCGTCCTATTGGTAACGCTACCGAAGGTGCATTACTACTCTGGTTAGAAAGCCAAAAGCTTAACTATATTCCCTACCGCAGTGACTTTGAAATCGAGGCACAAATGCCTTTTTCAACTCACAATAAATATATGGGTACTTTAGGCATCTCGGCAGTTACCCAAAGCAAGGTTTTTTATGTCAAAGGTGCGCCAGAAATAATTCTCGATCGCTCTTGTCAAATTCTAACTACTACAGGATTAAAACCCCTAACAAACCAAGCAGAAATTACTGCTAAACTTCAAGACTATCAACGTCGAGGAATGCGTACTCTGGGTTTTGCCTATCACGACGCACCAGAACAGATAGATAATCTCGATCGATTAGCCACCAATCTAATCTGGTTAGGCTTTACAGCCATTCAAGACCCCTTACGTGCTGACGTTCCTGATGCGATCGCCAATTGTCTCCAGGGAGGCATTAAAGTAAAAGTGGTCACGGGTGATAATCTAGAAACCGCACGAGAAATTGCTTCTCAGATGGGTCTGGTCACAGATACGGATCGACACCAACAATATGCTTGTTTGACGGGACAACAATTCAGTCAACTCGACGACGAACAAGCCAAAATCGCTGCGGTCGAATTGAAAGTATTAGCCCGCGCCCGTCCTTTAGATAAGTTACGTCTAGTTAAGTTATTACAAGCTAATAACGAAGTAGTGGCAGTAACGGGTGACGGTACAAATGATGCTGCTGCACTCAAACAAGCACAGGTAGGACTGGCGATGGGTAGCGGTACGGCAATCGCTCTTGAAGCCAGCGATATTGTCTTATTAGACGACTCTTTCAAGAGTATTATTAACGCGGTGATTTGGGGACGTTCTCTTTACGAAAACATTCAACGATTCATTCTGTTTCAGCTAACTATTAACGTTGCTGCTTTGGGCATAGTTTTCTTAGGACCATTCATCGGCGTAGCCTTGCCTCTAACCATCATCCAAATGCTGTGGGTCAACTTAATTATGGACACCTTTGCTGCACTGGCATTAGCCACCGAACCACCAAACCCTGAAGTAATAACCAGAACTCCCCGTAATCCCGCAGCTTTTATTATTACTCCAGAAATGTTGCGTCATATTGCCATCGCTGGGTTGAGTTTTTTGTTTATTCTGACAGGATTCTTGTTATATCTCGACCGAAATGGAGAAGCCACGACTTACGAACTGTCTCTATTCTTTACTACTTTTGTGATGTTGCAGTTTTGGAATATGTTTAACGTCCGTTGTCTGAGTTTAAATCGTTCTGCCTTTGCTGGCTTAATTCACAATCGAGGCTTTATGGCGATCGCAACTGTCATTCTGGTCGGACAAATTCTCATCGTTCAATTTGGCGGTAGCGTCTTCCGTACTGTTCCTCTGTCTCTAACTGACTGGATCGCCATTACCGTACTTACTTCCGTCGTGCTTTGGGTAGGAGAGTTAGGACGTTTCTTTAAGCGCAATCCAAAAAAGTAA
- a CDS encoding tyrosine-type recombinase/integrase, with the protein MSITLAGLATQFLERTDLSKSTVRSYESTLLPLLQEHGRSPVTTLTRQQLEQYLNSLSHLSYTTHNRHQAIVVALLNYAIEQGELNANPLTKLKRRKPDRDKGEHGSDEVIRYLTPQQLELLYSRVEKYSRLHTLILLLHGTGARIGEALALDFEQLDLDKCKFQVVGKGNKKRWCFYGEDLALVLEKYNRYYRHPNHPALFTAKQPKTKIVTRLSYQTAYRDWHDLTAEQPQLKGFRLHDLRHTFATERVGLMGIEELKALMGHEKIETTLRYQKVTSSRAEEVAKQALSVLREKARTQALNDFNKV; encoded by the coding sequence GTGAGCATTACTTTAGCAGGTTTGGCTACACAATTTTTAGAACGTACTGACTTGAGTAAGAGTACGGTGCGCTCCTACGAATCGACTTTGCTTCCTCTACTACAGGAACATGGGCGATCGCCAGTTACAACTTTAACTCGACAGCAGCTAGAGCAATACCTCAACAGCCTGAGTCACTTATCATACACGACACACAATCGGCATCAGGCGATCGTAGTTGCTCTACTCAACTATGCCATCGAACAAGGCGAACTTAATGCCAATCCTTTGACCAAACTCAAGCGACGCAAGCCAGACAGAGACAAAGGCGAACATGGCAGCGATGAAGTGATTCGCTATCTGACTCCGCAACAGCTAGAACTACTTTACAGTCGAGTAGAGAAGTATTCCCGTCTACATACTCTAATCCTGCTGTTACACGGAACGGGAGCGCGAATTGGCGAAGCTCTAGCGTTAGATTTCGAGCAATTAGACCTCGACAAGTGTAAATTTCAAGTTGTGGGTAAGGGTAACAAAAAGCGATGGTGCTTTTACGGTGAAGATTTAGCTTTGGTTTTGGAGAAATACAACCGATACTACAGACACCCAAATCACCCCGCACTGTTTACAGCTAAACAACCAAAGACCAAAATAGTCACGCGACTGAGCTACCAAACTGCCTATCGAGACTGGCATGACCTAACTGCCGAACAACCACAGTTAAAAGGGTTTCGGCTCCACGATCTGCGCCATACCTTCGCTACCGAAAGAGTAGGTCTGATGGGCATCGAAGAACTTAAAGCTCTGATGGGACATGAAAAAATTGAAACCACTTTACGTTATCAAAAAGTTACCTCAAGTCGTGCTGAAGAAGTAGCCAAACAAGCATTATCAGTCTTGCGAGAAAAGGCTAGAACTCAAGCTTTAAATGACTTTAACAAAGTATAG
- a CDS encoding Crp/Fnr family transcriptional regulator encodes MIVKGYSSIAQLQQLSILQDLAIAQLESLVGCSYVREYQQDEIVMHEGDRLPQQLHGLITGRLEIKKTADNGKETIVRLIPPGELFAAPAIFGNGISPATVIAQVESQILTIDRQALLQVISQSPEISLRILEVFNQRLQQLHNTVHGLISERAMVRLVRLIEYYADRDGTYSVAQGDRLNIKLPYYQIARSIGITYEECVRLFKKLKGIAIYKRGGIIIVRDWQKLAAAIHE; translated from the coding sequence ATGATTGTCAAAGGTTACTCGTCGATCGCTCAGTTACAGCAACTTTCAATTCTTCAAGATTTAGCGATCGCCCAATTAGAAAGTCTTGTTGGGTGCAGTTACGTTAGAGAATATCAGCAGGATGAAATAGTAATGCACGAAGGSGATCGCCTTCCCCAACAACTGCATGGTTTAATTACGGGAAGACTAGAAATTAAAAAGACCGCCGACAACGGTAAAGAAACAATAGTGCGCCTGATTCCTCCAGGTGAACTGTTTGCTGCGCCAGCAATTTTTGGTAACGGAATTTCCCCTGCAACCGTAATCGCTCAAGTAGAGTCGCAAATCTTAACTATCGATCGCCAAGCCTTATTACAGGTAATTTCTCAATCGCCAGAAATTAGTTTGCGGATACTAGAAGTTTTTAACCAACGTCTACAACAACTTCACAATACAGTACACGGACTAATCTCCGAACGGGCAATGGTGCGTTTGGTTAGATTAATTGAATATTACGCAGATCGCGATGGCACTTATTCTGTAGCCCAAGGCGATCGTTTAAATATTAAACTGCCTTACTATCAAATCGCACGCAGTATCGGTATCACCTATGAAGAATGCGTGCGGTTATTTAAAAAATTGAAGGGAATAGCGATCTATAAAAGAGGCGGAATAATTATTGTTCGAGATTGGCAAAAATTAGCAGCAGCAATTCACGAGTAA
- a CDS encoding HPP family protein — protein MLFKKNFHRKYINGAVLRRWKRKFYVLQQSRRHQPKFSWQHIILSYVGSFIGIAALAYLSVYSSYPLIAAPFGATAVLVFGVPDSPLAQPRNVIGGNLIGALTCVFLVHLFGTAPWVMALAVATTIKLTQLTRTVHPPAGAVALVGVLSNADWHFIFTPALGGSIVIVLVTVIFNNLVEGRPYPRHWL, from the coding sequence ATGCTTTTTAAGAAAAACTTCCATCGCAAATATATTAATGGAGCAGTTCTAAGACGTTGGAAGCGTAAATTTTATGTTTTGCAACAGAGCCGAAGACACCAACCAAAGTTTTCCTGGCAACATATCATACTTTCTTATGTTGGTAGTTTTATTGGAATAGCAGCTTTAGCTTATCTTTCGGTTTATAGTTCCTATCCCTTAATTGCTGCACCCTTTGGAGCAACTGCGGTTTTAGTTTTTGGCGTTCCCGATAGTCCTCTAGCACAACCACGTAATGTTATTGGAGGGAATTTAATCGGTGCATTAACGTGCGTATTTTTAGTACATTTATTTGGTACAGCCCCTTGGGTTATGGCTCTGGCGGTAGCTACTACTATTAAATTAACTCAATTAACCAGAACCGTACATCCACCAGCAGGAGCAGTCGCTTTAGTCGGAGTCTTAAGTAATGCAGATTGGCACTTTATTTTTACTCCAGCCTTGGGAGGGTCGATTGTGATCGTTTTAGTTACTGTAATTTTTAATAATTTAGTTGAGGGTAGACCTTATCCTAGACACTGGTTGTAA
- a CDS encoding VWA domain-containing protein, with translation MIIIGSWRSDELLGGDGSDVLEGRVGDDTLNGGADNDNLDGGKGEDTAVYFDSYTDANGNLNYDLTTNTNSKITTVEHLNNGIDGTDTLENVEWAEFKGGQQINVSSNPSEILIASRIIPLPLEDGEEDTELVEVESTIANPNLNDPPTPLNVSLTAPVAMLDGDIDYTLNISPYEPSSEYNVVYVIDTSSSIDSAELQTIKDAYTDLTNFYINEGIAENINFGVVSYDSSGRFHPDAGGDRNLTADEALVALQNLTIDTGIGTRYYDGLNKADQFLLNSRYNPFFTTGIGYFFTDGQNTQINGDRFDMLLKARDVRELANFQAIAYYSNLDTLTSNSLEIRDVNWIDSNQGVFLDDISDLSTELLKSDLADDVVEVNILLDGEIVDTITPDQLTDSPLGLTYEGSVEGLDISIDAENIITAEVVFTPESNLATTNVDYTVTAGEGEAVDGDGNAIAQSDNEDPFENTLDGSDSDDEITLGYVDLGANGGAGSDKIVGNKRSNNLNGGAGNDRIFAHGGNDTIITGAGEDRADGGEGIDTVVYDDKLYADSTIRKVGNIVSVDSTDSLTDVEFIQYSDFRIKPHLL, from the coding sequence ATGATTATAATTGGTTCTTGGCGTTCAGACGAACTACTAGGAGGCGACGGTAGCGATGTTTTAGAAGGTCGGGTAGGTGATGACACTCTAAACGGTGGTGCTGATAACGATAATCTTGATGGTGGCAAAGGAGAAGATACAGCAGTATATTTCGATTCATATACTGATGCCAATGGTAATCTAAACTACGATCTTACTACCAACACCAACAGTAAAATTACCACAGTCGAGCATCTCAATAATGGAATAGATGGAACTGACACACTAGAAAATGTAGAGTGGGCAGAATTCAAAGGTGGTCAACAGATAAATGTATCATCAAATCCATCAGAAATCTTGATTGCATCGCGCATCATTCCCCTACCTCTAGAAGACGGCGAAGAAGACACCGAGTTGGTTGAAGTAGAAAGCACCATAGCTAATCCTAATCTCAACGATCCTCCCACACCACTCAATGTCAGCCTCACTGCACCTGTGGCAATGCTCGATGGCGATATCGACTACACCCTTAATATTTCCCCCTACGAACCTAGTAGCGAATACAACGTAGTTTACGTTATCGATACCTCATCGAGTATCGATTCAGCAGAATTACAAACCATTAAAGATGCCTATACAGATTTAACCAACTTCTACATCAACGAAGGCATCGCCGAGAACATCAACTTTGGTGTAGTTTCTTATGACTCTAGTGGCAGATTTCATCCCGATGCTGGTGGCGACAGAAATCTGACTGCGGATGAGGCTTTGGTTGCCTTGCAAAACTTGACTATCGATACTGGTATCGGCACGAGATACTATGACGGACTAAACAAAGCAGACCAATTCCTACTCAATTCCCGCTACAATCCATTCTTCACTACTGGCATAGGCTATTTCTTCACTGACGGTCAAAATACTCAAATAAATGGCGATCGCTTTGATATGCTATTAAAAGCTAGAGATGTGAGAGAATTGGCTAACTTCCAAGCTATTGCCTATTATTCAAATCTCGATACTCTTACTTCAAATTCTCTTGAAATTAGGGATGTTAACTGGATCGATTCCAATCAAGGAGTCTTCCTCGACGATATTTCTGACTTATCAACAGAATTACTTAAATCAGATCTCGCCGACGATGTAGTAGAAGTAAACATCCTGTTAGACGGGGAAATAGTCGATACTATTACTCCAGACCAACTAACCGACAGTCCACTAGGTTTGACCTACGAAGGTTCGGTAGAAGGTTTAGATATCAGTATCGATGCTGAAAACATTATTACCGCCGAAGTTGTCTTTACCCCCGAATCAAACCTAGCAACAACTAACGTAGACTACACCGTCACCGCAGGAGAAGGAGAAGCAGTCGATGGCGATGGCAATGCGATCGCTCAGTCAGATAACGAAGATCCTTTTGAAAACACGCTCGACGGCAGCGACAGCGATGATGAAATTACACTCGGCTATGTTGACTTAGGTGCTAACGGTGGTGCTGGTAGCGATAAGATCGTTGGTAACAAGCGCAGTAACAACCTCAATGGTGGTGCAGGAAACGATCGCATATTCGCTCATGGTGGCAACGATACCATTATTACAGGTGCAGGGGAAGATCGCGCCGATGGTGGCGAAGGCATCGATACTGTAGTTTATGATGATAAGCTCTATGCTGATAGTACTATCCGTAAAGTAGGCAATATAGTCAGCGTTGACAGTACCGATAGTTTAACTGACGTTGAGTTTATTCAATACTCCGATTTTAGAATTAAACCGCATCTACTTTGA
- a CDS encoding zinc ribbon domain-containing protein, translating into MLTILSALELNSVYYKLVRVPTFTYIFAQSLTMTINSEHLPHSGETLAQYLRRRRIGLKMSQEQMAQRVGIHAQSLGKIESGKTTKLSSKTKTGLSRVLEVSEDTLDAVCRGVPVAEVQYLKICPQCWIPGTEADSIWLDSRSKYCFICGTSLRDRCLRCNEPIPSLKFRFCGYCGQSYKEPNQVKQ; encoded by the coding sequence ATGCTCACGATCTTGTCTGCTTTAGAGCTGAACTCAGTTTACTATAAGTTAGTCAGAGTACCTACTTTTACCTACATATTTGCACAGTCTTTGACCATGACTATTAATAGCGAACATTTACCTCACAGCGGAGAAACGCTGGCTCAGTATCTAAGGCGGAGAAGAATTGGTCTGAAAATGAGTCAGGAACAAATGGCTCAAAGGGTAGGAATTCACGCTCAGAGTTTGGGAAAGATCGAATCAGGGAAGACGACCAAACTGAGTTCTAAAACTAAAACTGGACTATCTAGAGTTTTGGAGGTTTCGGAAGATACACTCGATGCAGTCTGTCGGGGTGTTCCTGTAGCGGAAGTGCAGTATCTCAAGATTTGTCCTCAATGCTGGATTCCAGGCACGGAGGCTGACTCAATTTGGTTAGACAGTCGCTCGAAATATTGTTTTATATGTGGTACTTCTTTGCGCGATCGCTGCCTTCGCTGTAATGAACCAATTCCTTCTTTAAAGTTCCGCTTCTGTGGTTACTGCGGTCAGTCTTATAAAGAACCGAATCAAGTAAAGCAATGA
- a CDS encoding helix-turn-helix transcriptional regulator has product MPPEYPFPTNLQGEPVEHFHLLSSETAGWNNLGLVYELEPAGEMPEGVSPDHSLIICLGDCQANFNLDGKQHQEQYSAGDIVIFPAGELFPRVRTDRQVPLLELFLPHDTLINAVRETIPSQITLRSHFKLRDPLIQQMGLALKAELETGSDSKLYADSMATALAVHLMRHYGSRNPNIKEYREGLPPHKLSQTLEYIDTNLDRDLTLTKLANLVQISPHYFSSLFKQSTGLTPHQYVTKCRLERAKILLRRSPFSIVEICHQVGFQNQSHFTRLFRQHFKITPKAYRNL; this is encoded by the coding sequence GTGCCACCAGAATATCCCTTTCCAACCAATTTACAGGGAGAACCAGTCGAACACTTTCATCTTCTATCTAGCGAAACAGCAGGATGGAATAATTTAGGCTTGGTATACGAATTAGAACCAGCAGGAGAAATGCCTGAAGGAGTGTCTCCCGATCATTCTTTAATTATTTGTTTGGGAGATTGTCAAGCAAATTTTAACCTTGATGGTAAGCAACATCAAGAACAATATAGTGCAGGAGATATTGTGATTTTCCCTGCGGGGGAACTTTTTCCCAGAGTCAGGACAGATCGTCAAGTACCCTTACTAGAATTATTTTTACCCCACGACACTTTAATTAACGCGGTTCGCGAAACCATACCATCCCAAATAACCTTGCGATCGCATTTTAAACTCCGCGATCCTCTAATTCAACAGATGGGATTGGCATTAAAAGCCGAATTAGAAACAGGATCTGATAGCAAACTATATGCAGATTCGATGGCGACAGCACTTGCAGTACATTTAATGCGTCACTATGGTTCTCGTAACCCCAACATCAAAGAATACAGAGAAGGATTGCCACCCCACAAATTAAGTCAAACTTTAGAATATATAGATACTAATTTAGATAGAGATTTGACATTAACCAAACTAGCTAACCTGGTGCAAATTAGCCCTCATTATTTCTCTAGCTTATTCAAACAATCTACAGGATTAACACCACATCAGTACGTAACTAAATGTCGTCTGGAGCGAGCTAAAATACTGTTAAGGCGATCGCCATTCTCGATTGTGGAAATATGTCATCAGGTAGGGTTTCAAAATCAAAGTCACTTTACCAGATTGTTTCGCCAGCATTTTAAGATTACTCCCAAAGCCTATAGGAATTTGTAA
- a CDS encoding helix-turn-helix domain-containing protein, with protein sequence MLKVDYARWNQSKELLRTEALAAKHPRTRERLMALYEISEGKSATKVGEQTRRNPQTVMEWVHRYNQEGLKAVEYQRTGGRNPFFPKRCEKI encoded by the coding sequence ATGTTAAAAGTAGATTACGCTCGTTGGAATCAAAGCAAAGAGTTATTAAGAACAGAGGCATTGGCTGCCAAACATCCTCGAACAAGAGAGAGACTGATGGCATTGTATGAAATTAGTGAAGGGAAAAGTGCTACAAAGGTAGGGGAACAAACCCGAAGAAATCCCCAAACAGTAATGGAATGGGTGCATCGTTATAATCAAGAAGGTCTCAAAGCCGTCGAGTATCAAAGAACGGGAGGAAGAAACCCTTTTTTTCCGAAACGGTGCGAAAAGATTTAG
- a CDS encoding IS630 family transposase produces the protein MRKDLGNQIQKALLRSALAPQERGRKSQGFPRWTLKRFVHWLKQKWKINCCRETVRKTLKQMGFSWKKAKKLLNKGNTAKRAEFVEQITELLEDALHQKRLIIYIDEAHIHLDTDEGYGWSIRGERFWVSSSSPGRKKVSFYGVYLYNQAQTRIFPYEKAEKINTIDVLKKLRVEFPQQQITVVWDGAPYHRAKVVTEAASAMDIHLLQLPGYSPDFMPVEHLWQWLREDITYHVCYDQQQELISAVADFQHLINTTPLFLSDRLWVKKHLDPEEEKLRFSK, from the coding sequence GTGCGAAAAGATTTAGGGAATCAAATCCAGAAAGCTCTTTTAAGGTCAGCATTAGCACCACAAGAAAGAGGGAGGAAATCTCAAGGGTTTCCACGTTGGACGTTAAAAAGATTCGTCCACTGGCTGAAACAGAAGTGGAAGATAAATTGTTGTCGAGAGACAGTCAGAAAAACTCTTAAGCAGATGGGTTTTTCCTGGAAGAAAGCGAAGAAGTTGCTTAATAAAGGCAATACCGCCAAAAGAGCTGAATTTGTCGAACAAATTACTGAATTATTAGAGGATGCACTTCATCAAAAGCGATTAATTATCTATATTGATGAAGCCCATATACATTTAGATACCGATGAAGGTTACGGTTGGTCAATTCGGGGAGAAAGGTTTTGGGTCAGCTCTAGTTCTCCTGGAAGAAAGAAAGTCTCTTTTTATGGTGTTTACCTCTATAATCAGGCGCAAACCAGAATTTTTCCTTATGAGAAAGCAGAGAAAATTAATACCATTGATGTTCTCAAAAAGTTGCGAGTCGAATTTCCCCAGCAACAAATAACTGTGGTTTGGGATGGCGCACCATATCATCGTGCTAAAGTGGTCACCGAGGCAGCATCAGCAATGGACATCCATCTTCTACAATTACCTGGCTATAGCCCAGATTTTATGCCTGTCGAACATCTTTGGCAATGGCTCAGAGAAGACATAACTTATCATGTTTGTTATGACCAACAACAAGAGTTAATTTCTGCTGTTGCTGATTTTCAGCATCTAATTAATACTACTCCACTGTTTTTAAGCGATCGCTTGTGGGTTAAAAAACACCTCGATCCAGAAGAAGAAAAACTACGGTTTTCAAAGTAG
- a CDS encoding DUF4336 domain-containing protein, whose translation MLKQIDRRIWVAEQPFKYLGLEVGTRMTVILQADRSLLLISPIKINSNLQQQLDNLGTVKYLIAPNLFHHLYLEHSQKLYPQAKIIAPIGIESKQPDLAIALTFERDLIDFNGELEYISFKGFQVFIPLKIAKVNEIVFFHPDSKSLIITDSAFNFDRNFPTITQLATKIIGSNCSLKPSWLEKVATRDKETTRKAIDKILAWDFQRVIMAHGNIVSENAKEKLTAGYQWLVS comes from the coding sequence ATGTTGAAGCAAATAGATCGGCGTATCTGGGTTGCCGAACAACCTTTTAAATATTTAGGATTAGAAGTTGGAACGAGGATGACTGTTATTTTGCAAGCGGATCGTTCTTTGTTACTTATTTCTCCCATTAAAATTAATTCCAATCTCCAACAACAGTTAGATAATTTGGGTACGGTCAAATATCTAATTGCGCCCAATCTTTTTCATCATTTATATTTAGAACACTCTCAGAAACTATACCCTCAAGCTAAAATAATTGCCCCCATAGGAATAGAAAGCAAACAACCAGATTTAGCGATCGCGCTTACATTTGAGCGAGATTTAATCGATTTTAATGGCGAACTAGAATACATTTCCTTTAAAGGTTTTCAAGTTTTTATTCCGCTCAAAATCGCCAAGGTAAATGAAATAGTTTTTTTTCATCCAGACAGTAAAAGCTTGATTATTACCGATAGTGCTTTTAACTTCGATCGCAATTTTCCTACCATAACGCAACTAGCCACTAAAATAATTGGCAGCAATTGCTCTCTTAAACCTTCGTGGTTAGAAAAAGTTGCTACACGAGATAAAGAAACAACTCGTAAAGCGATAGATAAAATACTAGCTTGGGATTTTCAACGAGTAATTATGGCTCATGGAAATATTGTGTCAGAAAACGCTAAAGAAAAACTAACAGCAGGTTATCAATGGTTAGTTAGTTAA